The following proteins are encoded in a genomic region of Melopsittacus undulatus isolate bMelUnd1 chromosome 8, bMelUnd1.mat.Z, whole genome shotgun sequence:
- the LOC101878312 gene encoding zinc finger protein 883-like: MLIHMDQEEEVRMSRLRSCEGKSALSGTSGEDGIVITNEDNAHQGIPSPVEPKGLCSGLLEEESSQGPAEDPVLPRRSERIQRSLGKGQSQVALCGKSFRMLPNVIQQINPSMEGQTLHGDCGKSFQVSSNLIQHRRIHTGEKPFTCTECGESFQHRSHLIQHQRIHTGEKPYECSECGKSFNVSSKLIRHQVTHTGEKPYKCAECGKSFTANSQLVLHQRVHTGERPYECSTCGKSFSVSSKLIQHQVIHTVENPYKCAECGKSFSGNSLLIQHQRIHTGEKPYECRTCGKCFSVNATLTRHLWVHTREKPYKCAECGKSFAESTKLIQHQRVHTGEKPYVCRTCGKGFSLTVALRRHERVHTGEKPYVCKTCGQSFSVSASLTRHELVHTGEKPYECSECGRRFRLSSTLIRHQLIHTGEKPYKCTECGKSFYDNLQLVQHQRVHTGERPYTCSECGKSFTLRGGLLQHQRIHTGERPYSCAYCGNRFRQRGHLIQHLRIHTGERRYNCAECGKGFTVSSALFRHQQTHRGGEP, translated from the exons ATGCTCATCCACATGGATCAGGAGGAGGAAGTGCGGATGTCCCGTCTCCGCTCCTGCGAAGGGAAGAGTGCTCTGAGCGGCACCTCAG GTGAAGATGGGATTGTGATCACGAATGAAGACAATGCCCATCAAGGCATCCCCAGTCCAGTGGAGCCCAAGGGTTTATGCTCAGGACTGTTGGAGGAGGAGAGTTCCCAGGGTCCTGCAGAGGACCCTGTTCTCCCACGCAGGTCAGAAAGGATTCAGAGATCTCTGGGGAAGGGACAAAGCCAAGTGGCACTGTGTGGAAAAAGCTTCAGGATGCTGCCGAATGTTATCCAGCAGATAAACCCTTCCATGGAGGGACAGACATTACACGGGGACTGTGGGAAGAGCTTCCAGGTGAGTTCCAACCTCATCCAGCATCGGAGAATCCACACTGGAGAAAAGCCCTTCACCTGCACCGAATGTGGGGAGAGTTTCCAGCATCGATCACATCTCATCCAGCACCAGAGGATCCACACAGGGGAGAAACCCTATGAGTGCTCCGAGTGTGGGAAGAGCTTCAATGTGAGCTCGAAGCTGATCCGGCACCAGGTAACCCACACTGGAGAGAAGCCCTACAAGTGTGCTGAGTGCGGGAAGAGCTTTACCGCGAACTCACAGCTTGTCCTGCACCAGCGGGTGCACACAGGGGAGAGACCCTACGAGTGCAGTACCTGCGGGAagagcttcagtgtgagctcaaAGCTGATCCAGCACCAGGTAATCCACACTGTGGAGAATCCCTATAAGTGTGCTGAGTGTGGGAAGAGCTTCTCAGGAAACTCTCTGCTCATTCAACATCAGCGTATTCACACTGGGGAGAAACCCTATGAGTGCAGGACCTGTGGGAAGTGCTTCAGTGTCAACGCAACCCTGACACGACATCTCTGGGTCCACACCAGGGAGAAGCCTTACAAGTGTGCCGAGTGTGGGAAGAGCTTTGCAGAGAGCACCAAGCTCATCCAGCACCAGCGGGTGCACACTGGAGAGAAACCATACGTGTGCAGGACCTGCGGGAAGGGCTTTAGCTTGACCGTAGCCCTAAGAAGACACGAGCGGGTGCACACTGGGGAGAAACCCTACGTGTGCAAGACCTGTGGGCAGAGCTTCAGTGTGAGCGCATCCCTGACACGACATGAGCTGGTCCACACAGGAGAGAAACCCTATGAGTGCTCCGAGTGCGGTAGGAGGTTCCGCTTGAGCTCAACCCTGATACGGCACCAGTTAATCCACACTGGGGAGAAGCCCTACAAGTGTACTGAATGCGGCAAGAGCTTCTATGACAACTTGCAGCTTGTCCAGCACCAGCGGGTGCACACTGGGGAGAGGCCATACACGTGTTCTGAGTGTGGGAAGAGCTTTACCTTGAGAGGAGGCCTGCTTCAGCACCAGAGGATCCACACCGGGGAGAGGCCCTACTCCTGTGCCTACTGTGGGAACAGATTTCGGCAGAGGGGCCACCTCATCCAGCACCTGCGCATCCACACTGGAGAGCGTCGCTACAACTGTGCTGAGTGCGGGAAGGGCTTCACAGTGAGCTCGGCGCTCTTCCGGCACCAGCAGACCCACAGGGGTGGGGAGCCCTAG